Proteins from one Candidatus Sulfotelmatobacter sp. genomic window:
- a CDS encoding carboxypeptidase regulatory-like domain-containing protein has translation MRTHRFGPGALAVTTASLLAFLPTPPAGAAASAPALVAQAAQTATITGTAKDGSGTPVAGAVVTASGPQTATATTDPTGDFVLVVKPGIYTIAVTRGGFQPVTLNDVAVTAGSSQPLSVTLSRVDLSSLRTIGRVSTSGRGASTINAGAAVSDYVPAQTFEDIASPQINTALQTQGDVTIEHLGSQQDTAIIVGGLQPYETQVLIDGHPVALGQYGVWLSHLFPSYLVGGIETQSGPGNTTPFANLAVGGTANILTPGFTQRTTAQVTTGLDNYNSQYTNVIATGAADRLQYVVAAGVAGINGPYFHKYGCAVSEDYGSVANSSASAGIVQFCGDESGSEFDKGQLLKLRYNFSPGTSFDVGFLGSYGGYSPQGTAWGNALGPTLIESCMYNSDPMICGNPAYANLTGKTINAIQWYPGTQITNTQQLYTAQFRTSIGNDTLLLRPYVGNIQPESYDGYDEGFYPSFYSPPNADAAAYTAVGGTCPPGTVFSYSQPTNSKGQTYTTPNGQIECFQYPYTFYEQDKLYGNTFSYIHPFGDDTLQFTYDFHGQSTFAYANAIGNVTVPLTGTRFSTLALTGDFHAVRNLTFDAGLYDTTWTLAGSQGVVDVATGAESLVNLQRAETRFDPHVAAIFRPGADDSFRLAWGTSHTFPFAGDVSGLPAYQPFAQSAPTYTAGIYTEKNPQLLPEFSSEFTGGVDHRFKNGAVLSADLEYAVVHDVFQQLEYSEVVSEFQGSATNPSNDVLGIFLPINVAELTAKIATVKYTYAPPVGWGYSVSVTADSSVFSGIPLNAYNLSPAFPVNNVQVCGTGLFTPGLATCIPYLKSFGSLGYTWSDGSVARLAVDYEGKNNPFYQPPFAELFLTLRHPINKSLEFQISVENLLNTNNFSNLPAPNIGEPLVAATSVGQTTYLPDLLPIPPRTVRAQLRLHTGR, from the coding sequence ATGCGGACACATCGTTTTGGGCCTGGGGCGCTTGCCGTTACCACCGCCTCTCTGCTGGCTTTCTTACCGACGCCTCCCGCCGGCGCGGCGGCGAGCGCGCCGGCCCTCGTCGCGCAGGCCGCGCAGACCGCTACCATCACCGGGACGGCGAAGGACGGTTCGGGGACGCCGGTGGCGGGCGCGGTGGTCACCGCCAGCGGACCGCAGACGGCGACCGCGACGACCGACCCGACCGGCGACTTCGTCCTGGTCGTCAAACCCGGCATCTACACGATCGCGGTGACGCGCGGCGGCTTCCAACCGGTGACGCTGAACGACGTCGCCGTGACGGCCGGCTCGTCGCAGCCGCTGAGCGTCACCCTTTCGCGCGTCGACCTCTCCTCGCTGCGCACGATCGGCCGCGTCTCGACCAGCGGACGCGGCGCGAGCACGATCAACGCCGGCGCGGCGGTCAGCGACTACGTTCCCGCGCAGACGTTCGAAGACATCGCCAGCCCGCAGATCAACACCGCCTTGCAGACCCAGGGCGACGTCACCATCGAGCACTTGGGCAGCCAGCAGGACACGGCCATCATCGTCGGCGGCTTGCAGCCGTACGAAACGCAGGTGCTGATCGACGGTCACCCGGTCGCGCTCGGGCAGTACGGCGTGTGGCTCAGCCACTTGTTCCCCAGCTACCTGGTCGGCGGCATCGAGACGCAGTCGGGTCCCGGAAACACGACGCCGTTCGCGAACCTCGCGGTCGGCGGCACGGCCAACATCCTCACGCCCGGCTTCACCCAGCGCACGACGGCCCAGGTCACGACCGGGCTGGACAACTACAACTCGCAGTACACGAACGTGATCGCGACCGGCGCGGCCGATCGGCTGCAGTACGTCGTCGCGGCGGGCGTCGCGGGCATCAACGGACCGTACTTCCACAAGTACGGCTGCGCGGTGTCCGAGGACTACGGCTCGGTGGCGAACTCCAGCGCCTCGGCCGGCATCGTGCAGTTCTGCGGTGACGAGAGCGGGTCGGAGTTCGACAAGGGCCAGCTGCTCAAGCTGCGGTACAACTTCAGCCCCGGCACCTCGTTCGACGTCGGTTTCCTGGGCTCGTACGGCGGCTACTCGCCGCAGGGAACCGCCTGGGGCAACGCGCTGGGCCCGACGCTGATCGAGTCGTGCATGTACAACTCCGACCCGATGATCTGCGGGAACCCGGCGTACGCGAACCTGACCGGCAAGACGATCAACGCCATCCAGTGGTATCCCGGCACCCAGATCACCAACACCCAGCAGCTCTACACCGCGCAGTTCCGGACCTCGATCGGCAACGACACGCTGCTGCTGCGCCCCTACGTCGGCAACATCCAGCCGGAGTCGTACGACGGCTACGACGAGGGTTTCTACCCGTCGTTCTATAGCCCGCCGAACGCCGATGCGGCCGCGTACACGGCAGTCGGCGGGACCTGTCCGCCGGGCACGGTGTTCAGCTACTCGCAGCCGACCAACTCGAAAGGCCAGACCTACACCACCCCCAACGGCCAAATCGAGTGCTTCCAGTATCCGTACACGTTCTACGAGCAGGACAAGCTGTACGGGAACACGTTCTCGTACATCCACCCGTTCGGCGACGACACGCTGCAGTTCACCTACGACTTCCACGGGCAGAGCACGTTCGCCTACGCCAACGCGATCGGCAACGTCACCGTCCCGTTGACCGGGACGCGCTTCTCCACGCTCGCGCTGACGGGCGATTTCCACGCCGTGCGCAACCTGACGTTCGACGCCGGGCTGTACGACACGACCTGGACGCTGGCCGGATCGCAAGGCGTCGTCGACGTGGCGACCGGTGCGGAGTCGCTGGTCAACTTGCAACGCGCGGAGACGCGGTTCGATCCGCACGTGGCGGCGATCTTCCGGCCCGGCGCCGACGACTCGTTCCGCCTGGCGTGGGGCACCTCGCACACCTTCCCGTTCGCCGGCGACGTCAGCGGATTGCCCGCGTACCAGCCCTTCGCCCAGTCGGCGCCGACCTACACCGCCGGCATCTACACCGAGAAGAACCCGCAGCTGCTGCCCGAGTTCAGCTCGGAGTTCACCGGCGGCGTCGACCATCGCTTCAAGAACGGCGCCGTGCTCAGCGCGGACCTCGAGTACGCGGTCGTGCACGACGTCTTTCAGCAGCTCGAGTACTCGGAGGTCGTGAGCGAGTTCCAAGGTAGCGCGACGAACCCGTCCAACGACGTGCTCGGCATCTTCCTGCCGATCAACGTCGCCGAGCTCACCGCGAAGATCGCGACGGTCAAGTACACCTATGCGCCCCCCGTCGGTTGGGGATACAGCGTCTCGGTAACGGCCGACAGCTCGGTGTTCAGCGGCATCCCGCTCAACGCGTACAACTTGAGCCCCGCCTTCCCGGTCAACAACGTCCAAGTCTGCGGTACCGGCCTGTTCACGCCGGGCCTGGCGACGTGCATCCCGTACCTCAAGAGCTTCGGCTCGCTGGGCTATACCTGGAGCGACGGCTCGGTGGCGCGCCTGGCGGTGGACTACGAAGGGAAGAACAACCCGTTCTACCAGCCGCCGTTCGCGGAGCTGTTCCTCACGCTGCGGCATCCGATCAACAAGTCGCTCGAGTTCCAAATCTCGGTCGAGAACCTGCTCAACACCAACAACTTCAGCAACCTGCCCGCGCCGAACATCGGTGAGCCGCTGGTCGCCGCGACGTCGGTCGGGCAGACGACGTACCTGCCCGACCTGCTGCCGATCCCGCCGCGCACCGTGCGCGCGCAACTGCGCCTGCACACGGGGCGCTAA
- a CDS encoding lytic transglycosylase domain-containing protein, producing the protein MRRLRVSLGAFAALLLAVPALFAPRPASAELVPVVARYSSVLASVNGNLSAASRANIAERLLLLSSYYQVDPRLLLAIVSVESSWRSTAVSPVGAMGYGQLMPATAANLKVQSLEPYENLDGTARYLRRLLMRYAALKPEARVRLAVASYNAGPYAVDRYHGVPPYRQTQDYVRRVLAQWQRFSTLLDAPSERAVATLVNRAATTPAPAAPESRQYARARSRTDERVSRTLAQHVLRPSRLAAPARSMIHLAATSITHDTTLAVATPEPVVRYEPSHSFFARLLGIKHKVVAPAVPDTPNVY; encoded by the coding sequence ATGCGGCGTCTTCGCGTCTCCCTCGGGGCGTTCGCAGCGCTGCTCCTGGCCGTGCCCGCGCTCTTCGCGCCGCGCCCCGCTTCGGCGGAGCTGGTACCGGTCGTCGCGCGCTACTCCTCGGTGTTGGCGTCGGTCAACGGCAACCTGTCGGCGGCCTCGCGGGCGAACATCGCGGAACGGCTGCTGCTGCTCTCCTCGTACTACCAGGTCGATCCGCGGCTGCTGCTGGCGATCGTCTCGGTCGAGTCGAGCTGGCGTTCGACGGCGGTCTCGCCGGTCGGGGCGATGGGCTACGGCCAGCTGATGCCGGCCACCGCCGCCAACCTCAAAGTGCAGTCGCTCGAGCCGTACGAGAACCTCGACGGAACGGCGCGCTATTTGCGCCGCCTGCTGATGCGGTACGCCGCGCTCAAACCGGAGGCGCGCGTGCGCCTCGCCGTCGCGTCGTACAACGCCGGCCCGTACGCGGTCGACCGCTATCACGGCGTACCGCCGTACCGGCAGACGCAGGACTACGTCCGTCGCGTGCTCGCCCAGTGGCAGCGTTTCTCGACGCTGCTCGACGCGCCGTCCGAACGCGCCGTCGCCACGCTCGTCAACCGCGCCGCGACGACGCCGGCGCCGGCCGCGCCGGAGTCTCGGCAGTACGCGCGCGCCCGCTCGCGGACCGACGAGCGCGTCTCGCGTACGCTCGCGCAGCACGTCCTGCGCCCGAGTCGGCTGGCGGCACCGGCACGTTCGATGATCCACCTCGCCGCGACGTCGATCACGCACGACACGACGCTGGCCGTAGCGACACCCGAACCGGTTGTCCGCTACGAGCCTTCACACTCGTTCTTCGCGCGCCTGTTGGGTATCAAGCACAAGGTCGTCGCGCCGGCCGTCCCCGACACCCCGAACGTCTACTGA
- a CDS encoding helix-turn-helix domain-containing protein — protein sequence MTTAEEPLERNRLGNCNSASCVARDVLSKLATKWASLVLRQLAGGERRYSQIRDAIGGISEKMLAQTLRELERDGLVRRTSFPVVPPHVVYALTPLGRDCAEQVSALVNWIEVHLGDLQGARRAFDSERAARRAPRAG from the coding sequence ATGACCACGGCCGAGGAGCCGCTCGAGCGAAACCGGCTCGGCAACTGCAACAGCGCGAGCTGCGTCGCGCGCGACGTGCTCAGCAAGCTGGCGACCAAGTGGGCATCGCTGGTGCTGCGGCAGCTCGCGGGCGGCGAGCGGCGCTATTCGCAGATCCGCGACGCCATCGGCGGGATCTCCGAGAAGATGCTGGCCCAGACCCTGCGCGAGCTCGAGCGCGACGGCCTGGTGCGGCGCACCAGCTTCCCGGTCGTGCCGCCGCACGTGGTCTACGCGCTCACGCCGCTGGGCCGCGACTGCGCCGAGCAGGTGAGCGCGCTAGTCAACTGGATCGAAGTGCACCTGGGCGACCTGCAAGGCGCACGCCGCGCGTTCGACTCCGAACGCGCGGCCCGCCGCGCGCCGCGCGCGGGCTAG
- a CDS encoding VOC family protein — MNESTRASASICGIDLAGLIVKDVPAEIAFYRDVLGIAPTAVDDEGRGAEFTLADGTTFGVWNPGEDGELQPGLVIFFAVNDARAAIDAIRARGGAIGDPFESPVCVMGWGSDPDGNGFCVHQRKNRADDAPAPAAGTDPADVIGTDLTGFVASDVPRSIAFYRDVLGLTPTQVYADDHGAEFTLADGSTFGVYNPGGSVELPPAGAGMLAVRDARAAAARARSRGAKVMDPQASPVCLMAFGTDAAGFGICLHQRTASD; from the coding sequence ATGAACGAGAGCACGCGCGCAAGCGCTTCCATCTGCGGCATCGATCTGGCCGGGCTGATCGTGAAGGACGTGCCGGCCGAGATCGCCTTCTACCGCGACGTCCTGGGCATCGCGCCGACCGCCGTCGACGACGAAGGCCGCGGCGCCGAGTTCACGTTGGCGGACGGCACCACGTTCGGCGTCTGGAACCCCGGTGAGGACGGCGAGCTGCAGCCCGGCCTGGTCATCTTCTTCGCTGTCAATGATGCCCGCGCGGCGATCGACGCCATCCGTGCCCGCGGCGGTGCCATCGGCGACCCGTTCGAGAGCCCGGTCTGCGTGATGGGCTGGGGCAGCGACCCGGACGGCAACGGCTTCTGCGTCCACCAGCGCAAGAACCGCGCCGACGACGCGCCCGCGCCGGCGGCCGGCACCGACCCGGCCGACGTCATCGGGACGGACCTCACCGGTTTCGTCGCGAGCGACGTGCCGCGGTCGATCGCATTCTATCGCGACGTGCTCGGTCTGACCCCGACGCAGGTGTACGCCGACGACCACGGCGCGGAGTTCACGCTGGCCGACGGCTCGACGTTCGGCGTCTACAACCCGGGCGGATCGGTCGAGCTCCCGCCGGCCGGCGCCGGGATGCTGGCGGTCCGCGACGCGCGGGCCGCGGCCGCGCGCGCGCGCTCGCGCGGCGCGAAGGTCATGGATCCGCAGGCGAGTCCGGTCTGTCTGATGGCGTTCGGCACCGACGCCGCGGGTTTCGGCATCTGCCTGCACCAGCGCACCGCGAGCGACTAG
- a CDS encoding VOC family protein yields MNEITPFLWFDDRAEEAVAFYTSVFPNSGVDNVAHYGEGGPGEAGTVMSIEFHLNGRPFVALNGGPIYTFTPAISFAIACETQAEVDRLWDRLTDGGQPVQCGWLTDKFGLSWQVVPKRFFELMDTEDADQRKRVMEAMLEMVKFDVAALERAAVNA; encoded by the coding sequence ATGAACGAGATCACTCCGTTCCTGTGGTTCGACGACCGAGCCGAAGAAGCGGTCGCGTTCTACACCTCGGTCTTCCCCAACTCCGGCGTCGACAACGTCGCCCACTACGGCGAAGGCGGTCCGGGCGAAGCGGGCACGGTGATGTCGATCGAGTTCCACCTCAACGGCAGACCGTTCGTCGCGCTCAACGGCGGCCCGATCTACACGTTCACGCCGGCGATCTCGTTCGCGATCGCGTGCGAGACGCAGGCCGAAGTCGACCGGCTGTGGGACCGGCTCACCGACGGTGGGCAACCGGTGCAATGCGGGTGGCTCACCGACAAGTTCGGCCTCTCCTGGCAGGTCGTGCCCAAGCGCTTCTTCGAGCTGATGGACACCGAGGACGCGGACCAGCGTAAGCGGGTCATGGAGGCCATGCTCGAGATGGTGAAGTTCGACGTCGCGGCGCTCGAGCGCGCGGCGGTGAACGCCTAG
- a CDS encoding carboxypeptidase regulatory-like domain-containing protein, which yields MRYPLSAALACLFALCSLTGPVRAAVPATQAAQTSSAPTITGTVASARGTGLAGADVTATGPVTVSAQTDAAGHFAIAAPPGFYTITVTHGGYQTASTQVAITAGAPTAVNVTLQETTLSTLTTIGRTSTSGSGNQARFDIGSSAQATLSMQQFQNLDQPAITNLIATLPGINASESATNVNNSFLIHGLLNETKVTLDGHPVSSGVSGTYTADYTGSGIIGGVDVLYGMGLNGPTAGQSGVGTINFRTPDFTAQDSGFVKAGKDSYNGSLYTILLDRNFDGGKISMILGRSFDGYRGPSYDHDVDVIDGTNGMNTATTVIPQTFNYTVPSFTNLAAEGLYDASNTYVLTDNLAKLRFSFSGATQLTLEYVGFYGQFDPQGGAYGQYIGQNTVPECVNKVSGAFVGASGAGCTLTSIYQAPSVQNQIGTTQGFYTFYPGSAVRFSQPSLNADFRTTIGNDTVLFRPYTADITRNIDGTGESEVPGEDGNGWFQVISDANCTVQFSAPTATGGAKGPCFPAGAGINTLPYVNNPTVPHTYGTTTTPYTCTAATPCYTTGTAQDNAGQYGYGTPYSTNEYDHLNGYTFSYIHPVGANTYSFSVDHFLDDTIQILNDTSTPLAGCTPVIKGGAQPPVGTIGYQPNCLLNSTNGTAATASLPTTDIGTPDTQIYQTDISLTGQFQLTPKLEFDWGNYLTTYKTNVTFENPAIVAAFQAAYPGSANNAYINEQPVDPVSELITKSHYDPHFGFVFRPDRDTAVRLNGGSSVVVPYSTLISGYTTINEGASSTTVTVKNPFLEPEEVVGYDLGSDRRLSNGAVFSGDLWYDTVHNPWLTETTVEPIAYCQRISGQCFQSSTLNGPQRISKGAQLSITDQPRLGWGYYGNLTLEHVYYENLPASYFGTATKQTNIDGLEANGVPYATAYASAQFAFPHNGLVRLGVDYEGNDNEYNVPAFYIFDMTAHVDVGAGFQLQLSGQNIFNRNFGNDLVRAIEYQGQVQIGYSSVSGYGEGQVLGIIEPPFQTFTLSISHHF from the coding sequence GTGCGCTATCCCCTCAGCGCAGCGCTGGCTTGTCTATTCGCCCTCTGCTCGCTTACCGGACCCGTTCGTGCGGCGGTACCGGCGACGCAGGCCGCACAGACGAGCTCCGCGCCAACCATCACCGGGACCGTCGCCAGCGCGCGCGGCACCGGTCTCGCCGGCGCCGACGTGACCGCCACCGGCCCGGTCACGGTCAGCGCTCAGACCGACGCCGCCGGACACTTCGCGATCGCGGCACCGCCCGGCTTCTACACCATCACCGTCACCCACGGCGGCTATCAGACCGCATCGACGCAGGTCGCGATCACGGCCGGCGCACCGACCGCGGTCAACGTGACGCTGCAAGAGACGACGCTCTCGACGCTGACCACCATCGGCCGCACCTCGACCAGCGGCAGCGGCAATCAAGCCCGCTTCGACATCGGCTCGAGCGCGCAGGCCACCTTGAGCATGCAGCAGTTCCAGAACCTCGATCAGCCGGCGATCACCAACCTCATCGCGACGCTGCCCGGCATCAACGCCTCCGAGAGCGCGACCAACGTCAACAACAGCTTCCTCATCCACGGGCTCCTCAACGAGACGAAGGTCACCCTCGACGGTCACCCCGTTTCCTCGGGCGTCTCCGGAACCTACACCGCCGACTACACCGGCTCGGGGATCATCGGCGGCGTCGACGTCCTGTACGGCATGGGCCTCAACGGGCCGACGGCCGGGCAGTCTGGCGTCGGCACGATCAACTTCCGCACGCCGGACTTCACGGCGCAGGACAGCGGCTTCGTCAAAGCCGGCAAGGACAGCTACAACGGCAGCCTCTACACGATCTTGCTCGACCGCAACTTCGACGGCGGCAAGATCTCGATGATCCTGGGGCGCTCGTTCGACGGCTACCGCGGTCCCTCGTACGACCACGACGTGGACGTCATCGACGGCACCAACGGGATGAACACCGCGACCACGGTCATCCCGCAGACCTTCAACTACACCGTCCCCTCGTTCACCAACCTCGCGGCGGAGGGGCTGTACGACGCCAGCAACACGTACGTGCTGACCGACAACTTGGCCAAGCTGCGTTTCTCGTTCTCGGGCGCGACGCAGCTGACGCTCGAGTACGTCGGCTTCTACGGCCAATTCGATCCGCAAGGCGGCGCGTACGGTCAGTACATCGGCCAGAACACCGTCCCCGAGTGCGTCAACAAGGTCAGCGGCGCGTTCGTCGGCGCCAGCGGCGCCGGCTGCACGCTAACCTCGATTTATCAAGCGCCCTCGGTTCAAAATCAGATCGGGACGACGCAGGGCTTCTACACGTTCTATCCCGGCTCGGCGGTGCGCTTCAGCCAGCCCAGCCTGAACGCCGACTTCCGCACCACCATCGGCAACGACACCGTGCTGTTTCGGCCGTACACGGCCGACATCACGCGCAACATCGACGGGACCGGCGAATCCGAGGTCCCCGGCGAGGACGGCAACGGCTGGTTCCAGGTGATCAGCGACGCCAACTGCACCGTCCAGTTCTCCGCGCCGACCGCGACCGGCGGCGCCAAGGGACCGTGCTTCCCCGCCGGCGCCGGGATCAACACGCTGCCGTACGTCAACAATCCCACCGTCCCGCACACCTACGGGACGACGACCACGCCGTACACGTGCACCGCGGCGACGCCGTGCTACACGACGGGGACGGCGCAAGACAACGCCGGCCAGTACGGCTACGGCACGCCGTACAGCACCAACGAGTACGACCACCTCAACGGCTACACGTTCAGCTACATCCACCCGGTCGGCGCCAACACGTATAGCTTCAGCGTCGACCACTTCCTCGACGACACGATCCAGATCCTCAACGACACCAGCACACCGCTGGCGGGCTGTACGCCGGTCATCAAGGGCGGCGCGCAGCCGCCGGTCGGCACCATCGGCTATCAGCCGAACTGTCTGCTGAACTCCACCAACGGCACGGCCGCGACGGCCAGCCTGCCGACGACCGACATCGGCACGCCGGACACGCAGATCTACCAGACCGACATCTCGCTGACCGGCCAGTTCCAGCTCACCCCCAAGCTCGAGTTCGACTGGGGCAACTACCTCACGACCTACAAGACCAACGTCACCTTCGAGAACCCGGCGATCGTGGCGGCCTTCCAAGCCGCGTATCCGGGCTCGGCCAACAACGCGTACATCAACGAGCAGCCGGTCGACCCGGTCTCCGAGCTGATCACGAAGTCGCACTACGATCCGCACTTCGGCTTCGTGTTCCGCCCCGACCGCGACACGGCAGTGCGCCTCAACGGCGGCTCGTCGGTGGTGGTGCCGTACTCGACGCTGATCTCGGGCTACACCACGATCAACGAGGGCGCCTCGTCGACGACCGTCACCGTCAAGAACCCGTTCCTGGAGCCGGAAGAAGTCGTCGGCTACGATCTGGGCAGCGACCGCCGCCTGTCCAACGGCGCGGTGTTCTCCGGCGATCTGTGGTACGACACCGTGCACAACCCGTGGCTGACCGAAACGACGGTCGAACCGATCGCCTACTGTCAGCGCATCTCGGGACAGTGCTTCCAGTCGAGCACGCTCAACGGCCCGCAGCGCATCTCGAAGGGCGCGCAGCTGTCCATTACCGACCAGCCACGGTTGGGCTGGGGCTACTACGGCAACCTGACGCTCGAGCACGTCTACTACGAGAACCTGCCGGCTTCGTACTTCGGCACGGCGACGAAGCAGACGAACATCGACGGCCTGGAGGCCAACGGCGTTCCGTACGCGACCGCGTACGCGTCGGCACAGTTCGCCTTTCCCCACAACGGCCTGGTGCGACTGGGCGTCGACTACGAAGGCAACGACAACGAATACAACGTGCCCGCGTTCTACATCTTCGACATGACCGCGCACGTCGACGTCGGGGCCGGCTTCCAGCTGCAGCTCTCCGGGCAGAACATCTTCAACCGGAACTTCGGCAACGATCTGGTGCGCGCCATCGAGTACCAGGGACAGGTCCAGATCGGCTACTCGTCGGTCTCCGGCTACGGCGAAGGCCAAGTGCTGGGGATCATCGAGCCGCCGTTCCAGACCTTCACGCTCTCGATCAGCCACCACTTCTGA
- a CDS encoding branched-chain amino acid ABC transporter permease has protein sequence MHELAQQIVSGLASGSVFASLALALVLIYRSMGVINFAQGEMAMFTTYIAWQLAQNGLPLWAAFGLTIVAAFVGGVVLERVVIRPVERAGPLTIVIITLGLLIAFNGLAGAIWGYVVKDFPSPFPTTPVSIAGVGFSLQDIGVIVVSLGTLALISLFFQKTKLGLAMRAAALYPEQSRVLGIRVSWMLALGWGLAAVVGAISGIMIAPVVFLDPNMMQSVQVYAFAAAVLGGIESPIGAVIGGLLLGVGLNLVALVPAIGNELKLTAALVVIIFVLVVRPSGLFGRTTVQRV, from the coding sequence TTGCACGAACTGGCGCAACAAATCGTCAGCGGCCTCGCTTCGGGCTCGGTGTTCGCGAGTTTAGCGCTCGCATTGGTTCTCATCTACCGCTCGATGGGCGTCATCAACTTCGCCCAGGGCGAGATGGCGATGTTCACCACCTACATCGCCTGGCAGTTGGCGCAGAACGGCCTGCCGCTGTGGGCCGCCTTTGGGCTGACGATCGTGGCGGCGTTCGTCGGCGGCGTCGTGCTCGAGCGCGTCGTGATCCGGCCCGTCGAGCGCGCCGGACCGCTGACGATCGTCATCATCACCCTGGGCCTGCTGATCGCGTTCAACGGCCTGGCCGGCGCGATCTGGGGTTACGTCGTCAAGGACTTCCCCTCGCCGTTCCCGACCACGCCGGTCTCCATCGCGGGCGTCGGCTTCAGCTTGCAGGACATCGGCGTCATCGTCGTTTCGCTCGGCACGCTGGCGCTGATCTCGCTGTTCTTCCAAAAGACGAAGTTGGGCTTGGCGATGCGAGCGGCGGCGCTCTATCCGGAGCAGAGCCGCGTGCTCGGCATCCGCGTGAGCTGGATGCTCGCGCTCGGGTGGGGATTGGCGGCGGTGGTCGGCGCGATCTCCGGGATCATGATCGCGCCGGTCGTGTTCCTCGACCCGAACATGATGCAGTCGGTGCAGGTCTACGCGTTCGCGGCCGCCGTGCTGGGCGGGATCGAGAGCCCGATCGGGGCCGTCATCGGCGGCTTGCTGCTGGGCGTCGGCCTCAACCTGGTCGCGCTGGTCCCGGCGATCGGCAACGAGCTCAAGCTGACCGCCGCGCTGGTCGTCATCATCTTCGTGTTGGTGGTGCGGCCGTCCGGACTGTTCGGCCGCACGACGGTGCAGCGCGTCTAG
- a CDS encoding WYL domain-containing protein, whose translation MRSQRLLSLMLLLQGTRRRTARELAGALEVSMRTVYRDVEALSAAGVPVFMERGPHGGVVLADDYRRALAQFTTEELQSLFAASAGPMADLGIAPAHGAALQKLAGALPALQRRAAEETRGTILVDHNRWYRTEQPTSLLGRLRAAAAESRRLRLRYRDRAGAETDRLVDPLGLVAKAGIWYLVADELGKGMRTFRAERIVAADATAEHFTRPADFDLDAYWRTSTASLEGRAVGQETFDVVARMSPETVERWAPFLNLELLANDGAQARVRLRFPMREFAISLIITMGDGVRVLEPADLGAEIVRRARDAIARFAVQ comes from the coding sequence GTGCGCTCGCAGCGGCTGCTCTCGCTGATGCTCCTGCTCCAGGGGACGCGCCGCCGAACGGCGCGCGAGCTGGCCGGCGCGCTCGAGGTGTCGATGCGCACCGTCTACCGCGACGTCGAAGCGCTCAGCGCCGCCGGCGTTCCCGTCTTCATGGAGCGCGGGCCGCACGGCGGCGTCGTGCTGGCCGACGACTACCGCCGCGCGTTGGCGCAGTTCACGACCGAAGAGCTGCAGTCGCTGTTCGCGGCCAGCGCCGGTCCGATGGCGGACCTCGGCATCGCGCCCGCGCACGGTGCGGCCTTGCAGAAGCTGGCCGGCGCGCTTCCGGCGCTGCAACGGCGCGCCGCCGAAGAGACGCGCGGCACGATCCTGGTCGACCACAACCGCTGGTACCGGACCGAGCAGCCGACCTCGCTGCTCGGGCGACTGCGCGCGGCCGCCGCTGAGAGCCGCCGGCTGCGGCTGCGCTACCGTGACCGCGCCGGGGCCGAGACCGACCGGCTCGTCGACCCGTTGGGTCTGGTGGCGAAGGCCGGGATCTGGTACCTCGTCGCTGACGAGCTGGGCAAGGGGATGCGCACGTTTCGCGCCGAGCGCATCGTCGCCGCCGACGCGACCGCGGAGCACTTCACCCGGCCGGCCGACTTTGACCTCGACGCGTATTGGCGCACCTCGACCGCCTCGCTGGAAGGACGCGCCGTCGGCCAGGAGACCTTCGACGTCGTCGCGCGCATGAGCCCGGAGACCGTCGAACGCTGGGCGCCGTTCCTCAACCTCGAGCTGCTGGCGAACGACGGCGCGCAGGCGCGCGTGCGGCTGCGCTTTCCGATGCGCGAGTTCGCGATCTCCTTGATCATCACGATGGGCGACGGCGTGCGCGTGCTCGAACCGGCCGACCTGGGTGCGGAGATCGTGCGCCGCGCGCGGGACGCCATCGCTCGCTTTGCCGTGCAGTAG